The Methanoculleus marisnigri JR1 genome window below encodes:
- a CDS encoding TfuA-related McrA-glycine thioamidation protein, whose translation MTHEVVVFLGPSCDLAAARAILDAEYRPPAKRGDILEAARAGARIIGLIDGVFFQDCAVAHREVLAALRAGVRVVGASSMGALRAAELDSLGMEGVGEIYRAYREGRLVADDEVALLFDPETFVPLSEPLVNIRATIQRALECGVIGADAAGSLLEAARALYFPERTYDAVVEAAEGKADPDDLARFLAFADEHAVDRKREDALLALEYIRDLPGMH comes from the coding sequence GTGACGCACGAAGTCGTCGTCTTCCTCGGTCCCAGCTGTGACCTTGCGGCCGCCCGGGCGATCCTCGACGCCGAGTACCGTCCTCCGGCGAAACGGGGCGACATACTGGAGGCCGCACGCGCCGGAGCCCGGATCATCGGCCTCATCGACGGCGTCTTCTTCCAGGACTGCGCCGTCGCCCACCGTGAGGTCCTGGCCGCGCTCCGGGCCGGGGTGCGGGTCGTCGGCGCCTCCAGCATGGGAGCGCTCCGGGCCGCGGAACTCGACAGCCTCGGGATGGAGGGTGTCGGGGAGATCTATCGTGCCTACCGGGAGGGGAGGCTCGTCGCCGACGACGAGGTGGCGCTCCTCTTCGATCCCGAGACGTTCGTGCCGCTCTCCGAGCCGCTCGTGAATATCCGGGCGACCATCCAGCGGGCACTGGAGTGCGGGGTTATCGGTGCCGACGCGGCGGGGTCGCTCCTTGAGGCCGCCAGGGCACTCTATTTTCCGGAACGAACCTACGACGCGGTCGTCGAGGCGGCTGAAGGGAAGGCGGACCCGGACGACCTCGCCCGGTTTCTGGCGTTTGCCGACGAGCATGCCGTCGACCGGAAACGCGAGGACGCGCTGCTCGCGCTCGAATACATCAGGGATCTCCCCGGGATGCATTGA